Proteins encoded by one window of Vitis vinifera cultivar Pinot Noir 40024 chromosome 10, ASM3070453v1:
- the LOC100257181 gene encoding glyoxysomal processing protease, glyoxysomal isoform X2, with translation MLSTIITACKHIHSNNDRNSMLVVSVASILEPFLSLQHRENISQGSHPELIHGVQIDVMVEENNSEEIDKKAPHWLPVQLLALVDVPAFSLAVQSIIEASSGSREQGWDVGWSLASYTGDSHTLVDAIQTQVDCNAKSSIEGQRHFMVGDSSHPSLMGKSTARIALLGVSSINSKDLPNIAISPSNKRGDLLLAMGSPFGVLSPVHFFNSISVGSIANCYTPSPSRRSLLMADIRCLPGMEGGPVFNEHAQLIGILTRPLRQKTGGAEIQLVIPWEAIATACCDLLQKEVQNEGEMKHYNRGNLNAVGKKYLFSGHDSDGPFNSMHQQPDCCSPPLSLIEKAMASICLVTIDDGVWASGVVLNSQGLILTNAHLLEPWRFGKTVARGGRCGAEPEIPFIPSEESVYCRDEGTYSHQKSQDLLPKTLKIAGSSVMDGHGGYKSSSTYRGHRNIRIRLDHTDPRIWCDARVVYVSKGPLDIALLQLEFVPGQLCPIIMDFACPSAGSKAYVIGHGLFGPRCDFFPSVCVGEVAKVVKSKMPLSCQSSLQENILEDFPAMLETTAAVHAGGSGGAVVNSEGHMIGLITSNARHGGGTVIPHLNFSIPCAALQAVYKFSKDMQGMSLLLDLDKPNEHLSSVWALMPPLSPKPGPSLPNLPNLPQSLLEDNKEGKGSRFAKFIAERNEVFKKPTQLGKVEMLANEIIPSKL, from the exons ATGCTTTCCACCATTATCA CTGCTTGCAAGCATATCCACAGCAATAATGATCGGAATTCAATGTTGGTTGTGTCTGTTGCATCTATTCTGGAACCTTTTCTCTCCCTACAACATAGAGAGAACATTTCCCAG GGCAGCCATCCTGAGTTGATACATGGCGTTCAAATTGATGTAATGGTAGAG GAAAACAACTCTGAGGAAATAGACAAAAAGGCTCCTCATTGGCTACCTGTCCAACTTTTGGCATTG GTTGATGTCCCTGCATTTTCCCTTGCTGTTCAATCAATAATTGAAGCTTCTTCTGGCTCACGGGAGCAAGGCTGGGATGTGGGTTGGTCCTTGGCCTCATATACTGGTGATTCACATACTTTGGTGGATGCTATTCAAACACAG GTTGATTGTAATGCTAAATCTTCCATAGAGGGCCAGAGGCATTTTATGGTGGGAGATTCCTCCCATCCAAGTCTTATGGGAAAGTCAACTGCTAGAATCGCCCTTCTTGGGGTCTCTTCCATAAACTCTAAG GATCTGCCCAACATAGCCATATCACCCTCAAATAAGAGGGGGGATCTTCTTCTGGCAATGGGTTCTCCATTCGGTGTCCTTTCGCCTGTGCACTTCTTTAACAG TATATCAGTGGGATCCATTGCCAACTGCTATACACCAAGTCCTTCCAGAAGATCACTGTTGATGGCTGACATTAGGTGTCTTCCTG GGATGGAAGGTGGTCCAGTTTTTAATGAACATGCACAACTTATTGGTATCTTGACGAGACCATTAAGGCAAAAAACTGGTGGTGCTGAAATTCAG CTGGTAATCCCATGGGAAGCCATTGCAACTGCTTGCTGTGACTTGCTGCAGAAGGAGGTTCAAAATGAAGGGGAAATGAAACATTATAACAGGGGAAACTTAAATGCTGTAGGGAAGAAATATCTATTCAGTGGCCATGACTCAGATGGACCTTTCAACTCTATGCACCAGCAACCTGATTGTTGTAGCCCTCCATTGTCATTGATTGAAAAAGCAATGGCTTCTATTTGTCTTGTTACCATTGATGATGGAGTATGGGCATCTGGTGTTGTGCTCAACAGCCAAGGCTTGATACTCACAAATGCTCACCTGCTGGAGCCATGGAGATTTGGAAAAACAGTTGCAAGAGGTGGAAGATGTGGAGCCGAACCAGAGATACCTTTTATCCCCTCTGAGGAATCTGTCTATTGCAGGGATGAGGGCACTTATAGTCACCAGAAGAGTCAGGATTTGCTACCAAAAACATTGAAGATTGCAGGTTCTTCTGTCATGGATGGACATGGGGGATATAAATCTAGTTCAACTTACAGAGGCCATAGAAACATACGCATTCGCCTGGATCATACAGATCCTAGGATTTGGTGTGATGCTAGGGTAGTGTATGTTTCTAAAGGACCTTTGGACATTGCCCTACTGCAGCTTGAGTTTGTTCCAGGTCAGCTTTGCCCTATTATTATGGACTTCGCATGCCCATCTGCAGGATCAAAAGCATATGTTATTGGACATGGACTCTTTGGGCCTCGATGTG ACTTCTTCCCATCTGTTTGTGTTGGTGAAGTGGCAAAAGTAGTCAAATCAAAGATGCCTCTGTCCTGTCAATCCAGTTTGCAAGAGAATATACTAGAAGATTTTCCAGCAATGCTTGAAACAACAGCTGCTGTGCATGCTGGTGGTAGTGGTGGAGCTGTTGTTAATTCAGAAGGTCATATGATTGGACTCATTACAAG CAATGCACGGCATGGTGGAGGGACAGTTATACCACATTTGAACTTCAGCATTCCATGTGCTGCCCTGCAAGCTGTCTACAAGTTCTCGAAAG ACATGCAGGGTATGTCACTCTTACTAGATCTTGACAAACCAAATGAGCACCTTTCTTCTGTATGGGCATTGATGCCACCACTGTCCCCCAAGCCAGGCCCCTCTTTGCCTAATCTTCCTAATCTTCCACAATCTCTACTGGAAGATAACAAAGAAGGCAAGGGCTCGCGATTTGCCAAGTTTATAGCTGAAAGaaatgaggtgtttaaaaagcCCACTCAACTTGGCAAGGTGGAAATGCTTGCTAATGAGATCATTCCTAGTAAGTTATGA
- the LOC100250271 gene encoding squamosa promoter-binding protein 1 isoform X1: protein MEMSKAQGKRTLMEEEEEDDEDTVGLGFGEDEKKKKAVTLTNKKGSGGAGSTPPSCQVDNCTADMSEAKRYHKRHRVCEHHAKAPVILIAGIQQRFCQQCSRLGNPNFPKHFWFHELSEFDDTKRSCRRRLAGHNERRRKSSSESHGEGSS, encoded by the exons ATGGAAATGAGCAAGGCTCAAGGTAAGAGAACCTTgatggaggaggaggaagaggatGATGAAGATACTGTTGGGTTAGGGTTTGGAGAGgatgagaagaagaagaaagcagTGACCCTCACCAACAAGAAAGGATCTGGGGGAGCGGGGTCAACGCCGCCTTCTTGTCAGGTGGATAACTGCACCGCTGACATGTCCGAGGCCAAAAGATACCACAAGCGGCACAGGGTGTGTGAACATCATGCCAAGGCTCCGGTCATTCTCATTGCCGGAATCCAGCAGAGGTTCTGTCAGCAATGCAGCAGGTTAGGAAACCCTAATTTTCCAAAACATTTCTG GTTCCATGAGCTATCCGAGTTTGATGACACTAAAAGAAGTTGCCGCAGGCGCTTGGCCGGACACAACGAGCGGCGCCGCAAAAGCTCATCTGAATCTCATGGAGAAGGCTCCAGCTGA
- the LOC100252054 gene encoding dof zinc finger protein DOF1.4 encodes MLGNCEKMVVISSTTNDWPENQIDDKGLMASTGRVMEKPGQEQQALKCPRCDSSNTKFCYYNNYSLSQPRHFCKACKRYWTRGGTLRNVPVGGGCRKNKRVKRPASSVDAPSSAPTAALNPPPPSQIDLSASSNHVTPLFYGLPSNPSELNLPFPRFNSRASNEDTVSGYDLQPQLGALGLGFSSGIIANDTRTDDYRNGFNPAKQIQDLVTSSSLLSNYSIFGSSSSTTTPTMASLINSSLQQQKFMNGDLKESRGANHFQPLVPYEDLQISGNTSMAMKEVKSEHGHNTLEWNSVPCQNQIEQIGSSDPSLYWNLTSLGAWSDLPNMGSSVTSLI; translated from the exons ATGTTGGGTAACTGTGAGAAGATGGTGGTCATCTCATCAACTACAAACGATTGGCCAGAG AATCAGATAGATGATAAGGGGTTGATGGCTTCAACGGGTAGGGTTATGGAGAAACCAGGCCAAGAGCAGCAAGCCCTCAAGTGTCCTCGTTGTGATTCCTCCAATACCAAGTTCTGCTACTACAACAACTACAGCTTGTCTCAGCCTAGGCACTTCTGCAAGGCCTGTAAGCGTTACTGGACTAGAGGTGGAACCCTCAGAAACGTTCCTGTAGGAGGTGGGTGCAGGAAGAACAAGCGTGTGAAGAGGCCAGCTTCTTCCGTTGATGCTCCCTCTTCTGCTCCTACTGCTGCTCTTAACCCTCCCCCTCCATCCCAGATCGACCTATCCGCTTCGTCAAACCATGTTACTCCTTTGTTTTATGGCTTACCTAGTAATCCTTCCGAGCTCAATCTTCCATTTCCAAGGTTCAATTCTAGAGCCTCCAATGAGGATACTGTTTCTGGGTATGATCTCCAGCCTCAATTGGGTGCTCTTGGATTAGGATTTTCTTCTGGGATCATAGCCAATGATACTCGCACTGATGATTACCGAAATGGCTTTAATCCAGCTAAACAAATCCAAGATTTGGTTACTTCAAGCTCACTTCTCTCAAACTATTCCATCTTTGGATCTTCATCTTCCACCACTACTCCAACAATGGCTTCTTTGATCAATTCTAGCCTGCAACAGCAGAAGTTCATGAATGGTGATCTAAAAGAAAGTCGAGGAGCTAATCATTTTCAGCCCTTAGTACCCTATGAAGACCTGCAAATATCAGGGAACACCAGCATGGCCATGAAAGAAGTGAAAAGCGAACATGGCCACAACACATTGGAGTGGAATAGTGTTCCTTGCCAGAATCAGATCGAGCAAATCGGCTCCTCTGATCCTTCTCTTTACTGGAACTTAACGAGTCTCGGCGCCTGGTCGGATCTTCCAAACATGGGGTCTTCCGTCACTTCTCTAATCTAG
- the LOC100257181 gene encoding glyoxysomal processing protease, glyoxysomal isoform X1, with the protein MGLPEIVDFARNFAVMVRVQGPDPKGLKMRKHAFHHYHSGKTTLSASGMLLPDTLSDISAACKHIHSNNDRNSMLVVSVASILEPFLSLQHRENISQGSHPELIHGVQIDVMVEENNSEEIDKKAPHWLPVQLLALVDVPAFSLAVQSIIEASSGSREQGWDVGWSLASYTGDSHTLVDAIQTQVDCNAKSSIEGQRHFMVGDSSHPSLMGKSTARIALLGVSSINSKDLPNIAISPSNKRGDLLLAMGSPFGVLSPVHFFNSISVGSIANCYTPSPSRRSLLMADIRCLPGMEGGPVFNEHAQLIGILTRPLRQKTGGAEIQLVIPWEAIATACCDLLQKEVQNEGEMKHYNRGNLNAVGKKYLFSGHDSDGPFNSMHQQPDCCSPPLSLIEKAMASICLVTIDDGVWASGVVLNSQGLILTNAHLLEPWRFGKTVARGGRCGAEPEIPFIPSEESVYCRDEGTYSHQKSQDLLPKTLKIAGSSVMDGHGGYKSSSTYRGHRNIRIRLDHTDPRIWCDARVVYVSKGPLDIALLQLEFVPGQLCPIIMDFACPSAGSKAYVIGHGLFGPRCDFFPSVCVGEVAKVVKSKMPLSCQSSLQENILEDFPAMLETTAAVHAGGSGGAVVNSEGHMIGLITSNARHGGGTVIPHLNFSIPCAALQAVYKFSKDMQGMSLLLDLDKPNEHLSSVWALMPPLSPKPGPSLPNLPNLPQSLLEDNKEGKGSRFAKFIAERNEVFKKPTQLGKVEMLANEIIPSKL; encoded by the exons ATGGGTTTGCCGGAAATCGTTGATTTTGCCCGTAACTTCGCCGTCATGGTCAGGGTCCAGGGCCCC GACCCGAAGGGCCTAAAGATGCGAAAACATGCTTTCCACCATTATCA CTCTGGCAAAACAACACTTTCAGCTTCTGGAATGTTGTTGCCTGATACCCTTTCTGACATTTCAGCTGCTTGCAAGCATATCCACAGCAATAATGATCGGAATTCAATGTTGGTTGTGTCTGTTGCATCTATTCTGGAACCTTTTCTCTCCCTACAACATAGAGAGAACATTTCCCAG GGCAGCCATCCTGAGTTGATACATGGCGTTCAAATTGATGTAATGGTAGAG GAAAACAACTCTGAGGAAATAGACAAAAAGGCTCCTCATTGGCTACCTGTCCAACTTTTGGCATTG GTTGATGTCCCTGCATTTTCCCTTGCTGTTCAATCAATAATTGAAGCTTCTTCTGGCTCACGGGAGCAAGGCTGGGATGTGGGTTGGTCCTTGGCCTCATATACTGGTGATTCACATACTTTGGTGGATGCTATTCAAACACAG GTTGATTGTAATGCTAAATCTTCCATAGAGGGCCAGAGGCATTTTATGGTGGGAGATTCCTCCCATCCAAGTCTTATGGGAAAGTCAACTGCTAGAATCGCCCTTCTTGGGGTCTCTTCCATAAACTCTAAG GATCTGCCCAACATAGCCATATCACCCTCAAATAAGAGGGGGGATCTTCTTCTGGCAATGGGTTCTCCATTCGGTGTCCTTTCGCCTGTGCACTTCTTTAACAG TATATCAGTGGGATCCATTGCCAACTGCTATACACCAAGTCCTTCCAGAAGATCACTGTTGATGGCTGACATTAGGTGTCTTCCTG GGATGGAAGGTGGTCCAGTTTTTAATGAACATGCACAACTTATTGGTATCTTGACGAGACCATTAAGGCAAAAAACTGGTGGTGCTGAAATTCAG CTGGTAATCCCATGGGAAGCCATTGCAACTGCTTGCTGTGACTTGCTGCAGAAGGAGGTTCAAAATGAAGGGGAAATGAAACATTATAACAGGGGAAACTTAAATGCTGTAGGGAAGAAATATCTATTCAGTGGCCATGACTCAGATGGACCTTTCAACTCTATGCACCAGCAACCTGATTGTTGTAGCCCTCCATTGTCATTGATTGAAAAAGCAATGGCTTCTATTTGTCTTGTTACCATTGATGATGGAGTATGGGCATCTGGTGTTGTGCTCAACAGCCAAGGCTTGATACTCACAAATGCTCACCTGCTGGAGCCATGGAGATTTGGAAAAACAGTTGCAAGAGGTGGAAGATGTGGAGCCGAACCAGAGATACCTTTTATCCCCTCTGAGGAATCTGTCTATTGCAGGGATGAGGGCACTTATAGTCACCAGAAGAGTCAGGATTTGCTACCAAAAACATTGAAGATTGCAGGTTCTTCTGTCATGGATGGACATGGGGGATATAAATCTAGTTCAACTTACAGAGGCCATAGAAACATACGCATTCGCCTGGATCATACAGATCCTAGGATTTGGTGTGATGCTAGGGTAGTGTATGTTTCTAAAGGACCTTTGGACATTGCCCTACTGCAGCTTGAGTTTGTTCCAGGTCAGCTTTGCCCTATTATTATGGACTTCGCATGCCCATCTGCAGGATCAAAAGCATATGTTATTGGACATGGACTCTTTGGGCCTCGATGTG ACTTCTTCCCATCTGTTTGTGTTGGTGAAGTGGCAAAAGTAGTCAAATCAAAGATGCCTCTGTCCTGTCAATCCAGTTTGCAAGAGAATATACTAGAAGATTTTCCAGCAATGCTTGAAACAACAGCTGCTGTGCATGCTGGTGGTAGTGGTGGAGCTGTTGTTAATTCAGAAGGTCATATGATTGGACTCATTACAAG CAATGCACGGCATGGTGGAGGGACAGTTATACCACATTTGAACTTCAGCATTCCATGTGCTGCCCTGCAAGCTGTCTACAAGTTCTCGAAAG ACATGCAGGGTATGTCACTCTTACTAGATCTTGACAAACCAAATGAGCACCTTTCTTCTGTATGGGCATTGATGCCACCACTGTCCCCCAAGCCAGGCCCCTCTTTGCCTAATCTTCCTAATCTTCCACAATCTCTACTGGAAGATAACAAAGAAGGCAAGGGCTCGCGATTTGCCAAGTTTATAGCTGAAAGaaatgaggtgtttaaaaagcCCACTCAACTTGGCAAGGTGGAAATGCTTGCTAATGAGATCATTCCTAGTAAGTTATGA
- the LOC100250271 gene encoding squamosa promoter-binding protein 1 isoform X2, which translates to MEMSKAQGKRTLMEEEEEDDEDTVGLGFGEDEKKKKAVTLTNKKGSGGAGSTPPSCQVDNCTADMSEAKRYHKRHRVCEHHAKAPVILIAGIQQRFCQQCSRFHELSEFDDTKRSCRRRLAGHNERRRKSSSESHGEGSS; encoded by the exons ATGGAAATGAGCAAGGCTCAAGGTAAGAGAACCTTgatggaggaggaggaagaggatGATGAAGATACTGTTGGGTTAGGGTTTGGAGAGgatgagaagaagaagaaagcagTGACCCTCACCAACAAGAAAGGATCTGGGGGAGCGGGGTCAACGCCGCCTTCTTGTCAGGTGGATAACTGCACCGCTGACATGTCCGAGGCCAAAAGATACCACAAGCGGCACAGGGTGTGTGAACATCATGCCAAGGCTCCGGTCATTCTCATTGCCGGAATCCAGCAGAGGTTCTGTCAGCAATGCAGCAG GTTCCATGAGCTATCCGAGTTTGATGACACTAAAAGAAGTTGCCGCAGGCGCTTGGCCGGACACAACGAGCGGCGCCGCAAAAGCTCATCTGAATCTCATGGAGAAGGCTCCAGCTGA
- the LOC100250271 gene encoding squamosa promoter-binding protein 1 isoform X3: MEMSKAQGKRTLMEEEEEDDEDTVGLGFGEDEKKKKAVTLTNKKGSGGAGSTPPSCQVDNCTADMSEAKRYHKRHRVCEHHAKAPVILIAGIQQRFCQQCSSESYSSLCDINFSGRRKSFSPSLHLRSYLFTMVALQVP, from the exons ATGGAAATGAGCAAGGCTCAAGGTAAGAGAACCTTgatggaggaggaggaagaggatGATGAAGATACTGTTGGGTTAGGGTTTGGAGAGgatgagaagaagaagaaagcagTGACCCTCACCAACAAGAAAGGATCTGGGGGAGCGGGGTCAACGCCGCCTTCTTGTCAGGTGGATAACTGCACCGCTGACATGTCCGAGGCCAAAAGATACCACAAGCGGCACAGGGTGTGTGAACATCATGCCAAGGCTCCGGTCATTCTCATTGCCGGAATCCAGCAGAGGTTCTGTCAGCAATGCAGCAG TGAGTCATATTCTTCACTCTGCGACATCAATTTCAGTGGAAGAAGGAAGTCATTTTCCCCTTCACTTCACCTCCGTTCATATCTCTTCACAATGGTGGCTCTGCAGGTTCCATGA
- the LOC100255452 gene encoding mitochondrial arginine transporter BAC1 isoform X1, whose amino-acid sequence MEETSGYKEYVAGLLAGVATVGIGHPFDTVKVKLQKHNTEAHGMKYKNGLHCTARIVKSEGVKGLYRGATSSFLGMAFESSLLFGIYSRTKQKMQEGLQNTRPQPQVIIPSAAYSGAIISFVLCPSELLKCRMQIQGTDSLVPKSSRYSSPLDCALKTMKTEGVTGIFRGGLTTLLRESFGNAVFFSVYEYVRYYMHLQLKAASSDHNDLIDVGIGIVTGGLGGVAFWSAVLPLDVAKTIIQTASDKSSTKNPFRILNSIYRRAGLRGCYTGLGPTIARAFPANAAAIVTWELAIKLLGIKRE is encoded by the exons ATGGAGGAGACTTCCGGCTATAAGGAGTATGTGGCGGGTTTGCTTGCCGGGGTAGCCACTGTTGGCATCGGTCATCCCTTCGACACCGTCAAG GTGAAGTTGCAAAAACACAATACTGAAGCACATGGAATGAAGTACAAGAATGGCTTGCATTGCACTGCTAGGATAGTGAAGAGTGAAGGA GTGAAAGGACTCTATAGAGGGGCAACATCATCTTTCCTTGGGATGGCCTTTGAAAGCTCGCTTCTTTTTGGCATATATTCccgaacaaaacaaaaaatgcag GAAGGACTACAAAATACTAGGCCACAGCCCCAAGTAATAATTCCTTCAGCAGCTTACAGTGGGGCTattattagttttgtattatgtcCATCAGAGCTACTGAAG TGTAGGATGCAAATTCAAGGGACTGACTCTTTGGTTCCAAAGTCTAGTAGATACAGTAGTCCTCTTGATTGTGCCCTTAAAACCATGAAAACTGAAGGG GTTACGGGCATTTTTCGTGGAGGTCTTACAACCTTATTGAGAGAATCTTTTGGGAATGCTGTCTTTTTCAGCGTTTATGAGTATGTTCGCTATTACATGCATTTGCAACTGAAAGCTGCTTCATCTGACCACAACGACTTGATTGATGTGGGAATTGGGATTGTTACTGGTGGCCTTGGTGGTGTAGCT TTCTGGTCTGCTGTTCTACCCTTGGATGTGGCAAAAACAATAATTCAGACTGCCTCAGATAAAAGTTCTACTAAAAATCCTTTTCGGATATTGAACTCG ATTTACAGAAGGGCTGGACTTAGAGGATGCTATACAGGTTTGGGTCCTACAATAGCTAGAGCATTTCCTGCTAATGCAGCTGCAATTGTTACCTGGGAGCTTGCCATAAAACTTTTAGGTATCAAGCGTGAGTAA
- the LOC100250271 gene encoding squamosa promoter-binding protein 1 isoform X4 — MEMSKAQGKRTLMEEEEEDDEDTVGLGFGEDEKKKKAVTLTNKKGSGGAGSTPPSCQVDNCTADMSEAKRYHKRHRVCEHHAKAPVILIAGIQQRFCQQCSSGRRKSFSPSLHLRSYLFTMVALQVP, encoded by the exons ATGGAAATGAGCAAGGCTCAAGGTAAGAGAACCTTgatggaggaggaggaagaggatGATGAAGATACTGTTGGGTTAGGGTTTGGAGAGgatgagaagaagaagaaagcagTGACCCTCACCAACAAGAAAGGATCTGGGGGAGCGGGGTCAACGCCGCCTTCTTGTCAGGTGGATAACTGCACCGCTGACATGTCCGAGGCCAAAAGATACCACAAGCGGCACAGGGTGTGTGAACATCATGCCAAGGCTCCGGTCATTCTCATTGCCGGAATCCAGCAGAGGTTCTGTCAGCAATGCAGCAG TGGAAGAAGGAAGTCATTTTCCCCTTCACTTCACCTCCGTTCATATCTCTTCACAATGGTGGCTCTGCAGGTTCCATGA
- the LOC100255452 gene encoding mitochondrial arginine transporter BAC1 isoform X2, with protein sequence MVPHGNYSVCPNVKLQKHNTEAHGMKYKNGLHCTARIVKSEGVKGLYRGATSSFLGMAFESSLLFGIYSRTKQKMQEGLQNTRPQPQVIIPSAAYSGAIISFVLCPSELLKCRMQIQGTDSLVPKSSRYSSPLDCALKTMKTEGVTGIFRGGLTTLLRESFGNAVFFSVYEYVRYYMHLQLKAASSDHNDLIDVGIGIVTGGLGGVAFWSAVLPLDVAKTIIQTASDKSSTKNPFRILNSIYRRAGLRGCYTGLGPTIARAFPANAAAIVTWELAIKLLGIKRE encoded by the exons ATGGTACCTCACGGCAACTATAGTGTCTGCCCCAAT GTGAAGTTGCAAAAACACAATACTGAAGCACATGGAATGAAGTACAAGAATGGCTTGCATTGCACTGCTAGGATAGTGAAGAGTGAAGGA GTGAAAGGACTCTATAGAGGGGCAACATCATCTTTCCTTGGGATGGCCTTTGAAAGCTCGCTTCTTTTTGGCATATATTCccgaacaaaacaaaaaatgcag GAAGGACTACAAAATACTAGGCCACAGCCCCAAGTAATAATTCCTTCAGCAGCTTACAGTGGGGCTattattagttttgtattatgtcCATCAGAGCTACTGAAG TGTAGGATGCAAATTCAAGGGACTGACTCTTTGGTTCCAAAGTCTAGTAGATACAGTAGTCCTCTTGATTGTGCCCTTAAAACCATGAAAACTGAAGGG GTTACGGGCATTTTTCGTGGAGGTCTTACAACCTTATTGAGAGAATCTTTTGGGAATGCTGTCTTTTTCAGCGTTTATGAGTATGTTCGCTATTACATGCATTTGCAACTGAAAGCTGCTTCATCTGACCACAACGACTTGATTGATGTGGGAATTGGGATTGTTACTGGTGGCCTTGGTGGTGTAGCT TTCTGGTCTGCTGTTCTACCCTTGGATGTGGCAAAAACAATAATTCAGACTGCCTCAGATAAAAGTTCTACTAAAAATCCTTTTCGGATATTGAACTCG ATTTACAGAAGGGCTGGACTTAGAGGATGCTATACAGGTTTGGGTCCTACAATAGCTAGAGCATTTCCTGCTAATGCAGCTGCAATTGTTACCTGGGAGCTTGCCATAAAACTTTTAGGTATCAAGCGTGAGTAA